In Anoplopoma fimbria isolate UVic2021 breed Golden Eagle Sablefish chromosome 12, Afim_UVic_2022, whole genome shotgun sequence, one DNA window encodes the following:
- the si:dkey-32e6.3 gene encoding uncharacterized protein si:dkey-32e6.3 isoform X2, which yields MSRQGQWEWLSDSTSLLPPCNGAVSYYSQFGRTPGFTSAAGQRFRKILDEHLDLFRWPEGTKADRELSVKDEGGRLYHWILPSFFQLLKDLVQEGREFAVVFRTFGADLPRVLSAVSRALNEGAHPLFPDLPDLKLNVNMTPGKIRCSKKGTVLSRAEERLSTRDGDRGLYQYLSSVQDLGGFQDHFDWWASNTFSIRGGKPLWVDPFDQHVQHIFIDDNIRQNDEDTIVHPKVFLDPGGAETRTASTSELYDLALVQTNLLQAISQPDYFTQRVHICLENYERNLQQGAG from the exons GACAGTGGGAATGGCTGAGCGACTCGACCTCCCTGCTCCCGCCGTGCAACGGTGCTGTAAGTTACTACTCTCAATTTGGACGGACGCCGGGTTTTACATCCGCTGCGGGGCAACGTTTCCGCAAGATTCTGGATGAGCATCTGGACCTGTTCCGCTGGCCCGAGGGCACCAAG GCGGACAGAGAGCTGTCTGTAAAAGACGAGGGAGGACGACTGTACCACTGGAtcctcccctccttcttccAGCTGCTCAAAGACCTGGTTCAGGAGGGGAGGGAGTTCGCCGTCGTGTTCCGTACGTTTGGAGCTGACCTACCTCGTGTGCTGAGTGCCGTATCCAGAGCACTGAACGAAGGGGCTCATCCACTGTTCCCTGATCTGCCCGATCTCAAG TTAAATGTGAATATGACTCCGGGCAAGATCCGCTGCAGCAAGAAGGGAACCGTCCTGAGCCGAGCCGAGGAGCGCCTGTCCACTCGCGATGGAGACAGAGGCCTGTACCAGTACCTGAGCTCAGTCCAGGACCTGGGGGGCTTTCAGGACCACTTTGACTG GTGGGCCAGTAATACCTTCTCCATCCGTGGGGGGAAGCCGCTGTGGGTCGACCCCTTTGATCAACATGTTCAGCACATCTTCATAGACGACAACATCCGACAGAACGACGAGGACACCATCGTTCATCCCAAG gtttTCCTGGACCCAGGTGGCGCTGAGACTCGCACAGCCAGCACCTCTGAGCTGTATGACCTCGCGCTGGTCCAGACCAACCTCCTCCAGGCCATTTCTCAGCCGGACTACTTCACTCAGCGCGTCCACATCTGCCTGGAAAACTACGAGAGGAAtctccagcagggggcaggcTAG
- the si:dkey-32e6.3 gene encoding uncharacterized protein si:dkey-32e6.3 isoform X1 → MSRQGQWEWLSDSTSLLPPCNGAVSYYSQFGRTPGFTSAAGQRFRKILDEHLDLFRWPEGTKADRELSVKDEGGRLYHWILPSFFQLLKDLVQEGREFAVVFRTFGADLPRVLSAVSRALNEGAHPLFPDLPDLKVELNVNMTPGKIRCSKKGTVLSRAEERLSTRDGDRGLYQYLSSVQDLGGFQDHFDWWASNTFSIRGGKPLWVDPFDQHVQHIFIDDNIRQNDEDTIVHPKVFLDPGGAETRTASTSELYDLALVQTNLLQAISQPDYFTQRVHICLENYERNLQQGAG, encoded by the exons GACAGTGGGAATGGCTGAGCGACTCGACCTCCCTGCTCCCGCCGTGCAACGGTGCTGTAAGTTACTACTCTCAATTTGGACGGACGCCGGGTTTTACATCCGCTGCGGGGCAACGTTTCCGCAAGATTCTGGATGAGCATCTGGACCTGTTCCGCTGGCCCGAGGGCACCAAG GCGGACAGAGAGCTGTCTGTAAAAGACGAGGGAGGACGACTGTACCACTGGAtcctcccctccttcttccAGCTGCTCAAAGACCTGGTTCAGGAGGGGAGGGAGTTCGCCGTCGTGTTCCGTACGTTTGGAGCTGACCTACCTCGTGTGCTGAGTGCCGTATCCAGAGCACTGAACGAAGGGGCTCATCCACTGTTCCCTGATCTGCCCGATCTCAAGGTAGAA TTAAATGTGAATATGACTCCGGGCAAGATCCGCTGCAGCAAGAAGGGAACCGTCCTGAGCCGAGCCGAGGAGCGCCTGTCCACTCGCGATGGAGACAGAGGCCTGTACCAGTACCTGAGCTCAGTCCAGGACCTGGGGGGCTTTCAGGACCACTTTGACTG GTGGGCCAGTAATACCTTCTCCATCCGTGGGGGGAAGCCGCTGTGGGTCGACCCCTTTGATCAACATGTTCAGCACATCTTCATAGACGACAACATCCGACAGAACGACGAGGACACCATCGTTCATCCCAAG gtttTCCTGGACCCAGGTGGCGCTGAGACTCGCACAGCCAGCACCTCTGAGCTGTATGACCTCGCGCTGGTCCAGACCAACCTCCTCCAGGCCATTTCTCAGCCGGACTACTTCACTCAGCGCGTCCACATCTGCCTGGAAAACTACGAGAGGAAtctccagcagggggcaggcTAG